The sequence TTTTTGATTAGAGATAGTTCGCATTCAGACTACCTACTAACCATATCTGTTAAAACATCAGCTGGACCAACTAATCTTCGTATCGAATACCAAGATGGGAAATTTAGATTGGACTCTATCATATGTGTCAAGTCCAAGCTTAAACAGTTTGACAGTGTGGTTCATCTGATCGACTACTATGTTCAGATGTGCAAGGATAAGCGGACGGGCCCAGAAGCCCCGCGGAACGGCACTGTTCACCTTTATCTGACCAAACCGCTCTACACATCAGCACCACCTCTGCAGCACCTCTGTAGACTCACAATTAACAAATGTACCGGTACCATCTGGGGACTGCCTTTACCAACAAGACTAAAAGATTACTTGGAAGAATATAAATTCCAGGTATaagtgtttctctttttctaaacatGCCTCCTATAGAGTATCTCCGAATGCAGCTATGTAAAAGAGAACCAAAACTTGAGTGACGGCTCTGGATAACTACGCGGAATTCTAAGAACAGCTGAAGTCAATCTAATTTAAACGTGTGGAGGGGTAGCTAGGTATTTAAAgttcccccaaatattttcacCTGAGTGATGCTTCCCTTCCTAAGGCTGACCAAGACCAGTTTATCCTTTTACGTTAAAAATAAAACGTCCCAAGGAAAGGCTGAAGGAACACTTTATCAGAA is a genomic window of Kogia breviceps isolate mKogBre1 chromosome 12, mKogBre1 haplotype 1, whole genome shotgun sequence containing:
- the SOCS2 gene encoding suppressor of cytokine signaling 2 isoform X2, which gives rise to MTLRCLEPSGNGAEGTQSHWGTSGSAEEPSPEAARLAKALRELSHTGWYWGSMTVNEAKEKLKEAPEGTFLIRDSSHSDYLLTISVKTSAGPTNLRIEYQDGKFRLDSIICVKSKLKQFDSVVHLIDYYVQMCKDKRTGPEAPRNGTVHLYLTKPLYTSAPPLQHLCRLTINKCTGTIWGLPLPTRLKDYLEEYKFQV
- the SOCS2 gene encoding suppressor of cytokine signaling 2 isoform X1 → MTLRCLEPSGNGAEGTQSHWGTSGSAEEPSPEAARLAKALRELSHTGWYWGSMTVNEAKEKLKEAPEGTFLIRDSSHSDYLLTISVKTSAGPTNLRIEYQDGKFRLDSIICVKSKLKQFDSVVHLIDYYVQMCKDKRTGPEAPRNGTVHLYLTKPLYTSAPPLQHLCRLTINKCTGTIWGLPLPTRLKDYLEEYKFQAHICPGVWGFGSPRCMLPFEGRHPRQAG